ATCCCTCTGACCATAGCGGATTACAACAGAGAAGAAGGCACGATAACGATAATTTTCCAGGAAGTCGGAGCGACGACCGCCGCGCTGGGACTTTTGAACGAAGGCGAATATATACATGACTTTGCAGGCCCGCTTGGACTGCCGTCCGAGCTTGAAGGCATAAAGAAGGCGTGCGTTATAGGCGGCGGCCTCGGATGCGCCATCGCTTATCCGCAGGCGAAGGCTCTTCATGAGATGGGCGCGAAGGTGGATATAATCGCAGGCTTCAGAACGAAGGACATAATAATCCTTGAGGACGAGATGAAGGCCGTATGCGAGAACCTCATAGTTTGCACCGACGACGGCTCTAACGGCAGAAAGAATCTTGTTACCAATGAGCTTGAAGCTCTGCTTCAGGCAGGCGAGCAGTATGACGTAGTAATAGCGATAGGCCCGCTCGTAATGATGAAGTTCGTATGCCTTACCACCAAAAAGTACAACGTAAAGACCATAGTGAGCATGAACCCGATAATGGTCGACGGTACGGGAATGTGCGGCGGCTGCCGCCTGACCGTAGGCGGAGAGACGAAGTTCGCATGCGTTGACGGCCCCGATTTCGACGGTCATCTCGTAGATTTTGACGAGACTATACGCCGTTCGAAGATGTATAAGAAGTTTGAGCAGGAAGCTATGGAAAGACATAGATGCAATCTTGAGGAGGTAATCAAAAATGCCTAACATGTCGCAGATAAAATGCCCGATGCCGGAGCAGGATCCCAACGTCAGAAATAAGAACTTTAAAGAAGTTGCTTTGGGATATACCGAGGAGCAGGCAGTAGAAGAAGCGCAGCGCTGCCTCAACTGCAAGGCGCGCCCCTGCATTTCCGGCTGTCCCGTAAACGTGCAGATACCCGATTTTATACAGCTTATTGCCAACCGCGACTTTTCGGCCGCTGCAAAGAAGATAAAGGAGACGAGCTCCCTTCCCGCAGTATGCGGCAGAGTATGCCCGCAGGAATCGCAGTGCGAGAGCAAGTGCGTTCGCGGCAGAAAGGGCGAGCCTGTAGCAATAGGCCGTCTTGAGCGCTTCGCAGCAGACTGGAGCATGGCGAACGAGAAGCCCGAG
The DNA window shown above is from Clostridia bacterium and carries:
- a CDS encoding sulfide/dihydroorotate dehydrogenase-like FAD/NAD-binding protein encodes the protein MYQIVEKKVLNEQVKLFRVKAPHVAKKAKPGQFIVLRVSDDGERIPLTIADYNREEGTITIIFQEVGATTAALGLLNEGEYIHDFAGPLGLPSELEGIKKACVIGGGLGCAIAYPQAKALHEMGAKVDIIAGFRTKDIIILEDEMKAVCENLIVCTDDGSNGRKNLVTNELEALLQAGEQYDVVIAIGPLVMMKFVCLTTKKYNVKTIVSMNPIMVDGTGMCGGCRLTVGGETKFACVDGPDFDGHLVDFDETIRRSKMYKKFEQEAMERHRCNLEEVIKNA